From the Blastocatellia bacterium genome, one window contains:
- a CDS encoding protein phosphatase 2C domain-containing protein yields MANEPRVVVELHALTDVGLVRPNNEDNFLILDVGKGAYWTAADGTRVPEGVGRFEIGASGLVLAVSDGMGGALAGEVASHLAVATVARLMHRFDTRPPYAQLPFSERLRLALEQANRLIYEKSQERPELMGMGATFTAAAYHRGWLYLGQVGDSRAYLIRAGRIRQLTKDQSLVHRLVEAGFLTEEQAERHIYRNVILQALGAHPHTVIVMDRLEVRRGDRVLLCSDGLSSKVAAAEMQEIVLGASDVAEAAEALVRLAKERGGDDNITVLLAAFGGEAVPEGEDFVLLHVERDDRLPDVVDPELWDELVRFVPTISGLATSPSEALRIAASEPEGLAPESTGDSPEVIEDPPDEQRGVASRTVARALLVLLLFLFLGAVLSTLWYLSVRERRQGEPEEGPTLVLHPVAIR; encoded by the coding sequence ATGGCGAATGAGCCGCGAGTGGTCGTCGAGCTGCATGCCCTCACGGACGTTGGGCTCGTGCGACCGAACAACGAGGATAATTTCCTCATTCTCGATGTGGGAAAGGGAGCATATTGGACGGCGGCCGATGGGACGCGCGTGCCCGAAGGGGTGGGACGCTTCGAGATCGGCGCGTCCGGCCTAGTGCTCGCCGTGTCCGACGGCATGGGGGGGGCACTGGCTGGAGAGGTGGCCAGTCATCTGGCCGTCGCGACGGTCGCTCGCTTGATGCATCGCTTCGACACGAGGCCTCCATATGCGCAGCTCCCATTCTCCGAGCGCTTGCGCCTGGCCCTGGAGCAAGCGAATCGCCTCATTTACGAGAAGAGCCAGGAACGTCCGGAGCTCATGGGCATGGGCGCGACCTTCACCGCGGCGGCGTATCATCGAGGGTGGCTCTATCTCGGGCAGGTAGGGGATAGCCGCGCGTACCTCATTCGCGCCGGGCGAATTCGCCAACTCACCAAAGATCAATCGCTCGTGCATCGTTTGGTCGAAGCGGGATTCCTCACCGAGGAGCAAGCCGAACGGCATATCTATCGGAACGTGATTTTGCAAGCGCTCGGCGCTCACCCGCACACGGTGATCGTCATGGATCGCTTGGAGGTGCGGCGGGGGGATCGCGTGCTGCTTTGCAGCGATGGTCTCTCCAGTAAGGTCGCGGCTGCGGAGATGCAAGAGATCGTCCTCGGCGCGTCGGATGTGGCCGAAGCGGCCGAGGCGCTCGTGCGCTTAGCCAAAGAGCGGGGTGGAGATGACAATATCACTGTGCTGCTCGCCGCGTTTGGGGGCGAAGCCGTGCCTGAAGGGGAGGACTTCGTTCTCCTCCATGTGGAGCGGGACGATCGGCTCCCGGACGTCGTGGATCCAGAGCTATGGGACGAACTCGTTCGCTTCGTCCCCACGATTTCGGGGTTGGCGACAAGCCCCTCAGAGGCGCTCCGTATAGCGGCGAGCGAACCAGAAGGTCTTGCCCCAGAGTCCACTGGTGATTCGCCGGAGGTTATTGAGGACCCGCCGGATGAGCAACGCGGCGTCGCTTCGCGCACGGTGGCGCGCGCGCTGCTCGTCCTCCTGCTGTTTTTGTTCCTCGGTGCTGTGCTCTCGACGCTCTGGTATCTCTCGGTGCGTGAGCGTCGGCAGGGCGAACCGGAAGAAGGACCCACCCTCGTCCTTCA
- a CDS encoding cystathionine gamma-synthase, which produces MRFATKAIHIGSEPDPATGAVSVPIYQTSTYAQEGLGKHKGYEYARTQNPTRFALERCLAALEGGTAAFAFASGMAAINALVEAFLRAGDHVIVSENVYGGTFRLFERVWRKYGVEFSYVDTREVAWVEQALRPETRMVFLETPTNPLMILADIRAISERVRPHGVRVVVDNTFMSPYFQRPLELGADVVVHSTTKYLNGHSDSVGGALVVRDAEDAERIKFVQNAAGAIISPLDAWLVLRGIKTLPLRMRQHDENGRAVARFLAEHPRVERVYYPGLPSHPQHELARRQMSGFGGMVAFDVGSLEKARTVLESVRLCALAESLGGVETLISHPATMTHASVPPEERQRLGITDGLIRISVGCEDVEDIIADLDQALARI; this is translated from the coding sequence ATGAGGTTCGCGACGAAAGCGATCCACATCGGGAGCGAGCCGGATCCCGCGACGGGAGCCGTGAGCGTTCCCATCTATCAAACCTCGACGTATGCGCAGGAGGGGTTGGGAAAGCACAAGGGCTACGAGTACGCACGTACGCAGAATCCCACGCGCTTTGCCCTGGAGCGATGCCTAGCGGCCCTGGAAGGAGGAACGGCGGCCTTCGCCTTCGCTTCGGGGATGGCGGCCATCAATGCGCTCGTGGAGGCCTTCTTGCGCGCAGGGGATCACGTGATCGTGTCAGAGAACGTCTACGGCGGGACGTTTCGGCTCTTCGAGCGCGTGTGGCGGAAGTACGGCGTGGAGTTCAGCTACGTGGATACGCGCGAGGTCGCGTGGGTTGAACAAGCGCTTCGGCCGGAGACGCGGATGGTCTTCTTGGAGACGCCGACCAACCCGTTGATGATCCTGGCCGACATTCGCGCCATCTCGGAGCGGGTGCGTCCGCACGGGGTTCGCGTGGTCGTGGACAATACGTTCATGAGTCCGTACTTTCAGCGGCCTTTGGAGCTTGGGGCCGATGTGGTCGTACATTCGACGACGAAATATCTGAACGGCCACAGTGATAGTGTTGGCGGCGCGCTCGTGGTGCGGGATGCGGAGGATGCGGAGCGGATCAAATTCGTGCAGAATGCTGCCGGAGCGATCATCTCGCCCCTCGATGCTTGGCTCGTGTTGCGGGGCATCAAGACCTTGCCGCTGCGGATGCGGCAACATGATGAGAATGGGCGCGCGGTGGCGCGCTTCTTGGCTGAGCATCCGCGCGTCGAGCGCGTCTACTATCCGGGGCTGCCGTCCCATCCGCAGCACGAGTTAGCGCGGCGCCAGATGTCGGGATTCGGCGGCATGGTCGCTTTCGACGTCGGTTCGTTGGAGAAGGCGCGCACAGTACTGGAGAGCGTTCGCCTCTGCGCTCTGGCCGAGAGCCTGGGTGGCGTTGAGACGCTCATCTCGCATCCGGCGACGATGACGCACGCCAGCGTGCCGCCCGAAGAGCGTCAACGCTTGGGCATCACCGACGGGTTGATTCGGATCTCGGTCGGGTGCGAGGACGTCGAGGATATCATCGCCGATCTCGATCAAGCGCTAGCGCGCATCTGA